A stretch of Plesiomonas shigelloides DNA encodes these proteins:
- the dxs gene encoding 1-deoxy-D-xylulose-5-phosphate synthase, which translates to MNLDIAKYPMLALTNTPEELRLLPKDSLPQLCAELREYLLNSVSRTSGHLASGLGTVELTVALHYVYNTPFDHLIWDVGHQAYPHKILTGRRDRMPTIRQKGGLHPFPWREESEFDVLSVGHSSTSISAGLGLAIAAEYEGKGRKVVSVIGDGAMTAGMAFEAMNHAGDLHPDMLVILNDNEMSISENVGALNNHLARVLSGSLYSSIREGGKKVLSGLPPIKELLKRTEEHIKGMVVPGTLFEELGFNYIGPIDGHNIDELVHTLKNMRGLKGPQLLHVMTKKGKGYAPAEKDPIGYHGVPKFDPAQDSLPKSSGGLPSYSAIFGDWLCEIAAKDQKLIGITPAMREGSGMVRFSKEYPKQYFDVAIAEQHSATFAAGLAIGGYKPVVAIYSSFLQRAYDQVIHDVAIQNLPVMFAIDRGGIVGADGQTHQGAFDLSFLRCIPNLVVMTPSDENECRQMLYTGYQHSGPSAVRYPRGTGTGAILEPLAALELGKGVLLREMSASADINQPHIAFLNFGTLLPQVMEAAQELNASVADMRFVKPLDTALVLQLAAEHDVLVTVEENAIMGGAGSAVNEALMAAGVCKPVLNLGLPDFFIPQGSQDEIRHDLGLDAQGFVRQVREYLAQRATLQK; encoded by the coding sequence ATGAATCTTGATATCGCTAAATACCCTATGCTGGCACTGACCAATACGCCAGAAGAATTACGTCTGTTGCCGAAAGACAGCCTGCCACAGCTGTGCGCGGAGCTGCGTGAATATCTGCTTAACTCTGTCAGCCGCACCAGTGGTCATCTGGCGTCTGGCCTCGGCACGGTCGAACTGACCGTGGCGCTGCATTATGTCTACAACACCCCGTTTGATCACTTGATCTGGGATGTCGGCCATCAAGCCTATCCGCACAAAATTCTGACCGGTCGCCGTGATCGCATGCCGACCATTCGCCAAAAAGGCGGTCTGCACCCGTTCCCGTGGCGTGAAGAGAGTGAGTTTGATGTGCTGTCCGTCGGCCACTCCTCCACCTCGATCAGTGCAGGTCTTGGTTTGGCTATTGCCGCCGAATACGAAGGCAAAGGGCGTAAAGTGGTATCCGTAATTGGTGATGGTGCCATGACCGCAGGTATGGCGTTCGAAGCCATGAACCATGCAGGGGATCTCCATCCTGACATGCTGGTCATTTTAAATGACAATGAGATGTCAATTTCGGAAAACGTCGGCGCCCTGAATAACCATCTGGCGCGCGTGTTGTCTGGCTCGCTGTATTCCAGCATCCGTGAAGGTGGCAAAAAAGTGCTGTCTGGCCTGCCGCCAATCAAAGAGCTGCTCAAGCGTACCGAAGAGCACATCAAAGGGATGGTGGTACCGGGCACGCTGTTTGAAGAGTTGGGCTTTAACTACATCGGCCCTATTGATGGTCATAACATCGATGAATTGGTGCATACGCTGAAAAATATGCGCGGTCTGAAAGGCCCGCAGCTGCTGCACGTGATGACCAAAAAAGGCAAAGGCTATGCGCCAGCGGAAAAAGATCCGATTGGCTATCATGGCGTGCCTAAATTCGATCCGGCCCAAGACAGCCTGCCGAAAAGCAGCGGCGGTCTGCCAAGCTACTCCGCCATCTTTGGCGATTGGCTGTGCGAAATCGCGGCCAAAGATCAGAAACTGATCGGAATTACCCCCGCGATGCGCGAAGGCTCCGGCATGGTGCGCTTTTCTAAAGAGTACCCAAAACAGTATTTCGATGTGGCGATTGCTGAACAGCACTCCGCCACCTTTGCCGCCGGCTTAGCCATCGGTGGCTATAAGCCGGTGGTTGCGATTTATTCCAGCTTCTTGCAACGCGCCTACGATCAGGTGATCCACGATGTGGCGATCCAAAATCTGCCGGTGATGTTTGCTATCGACCGCGGCGGCATTGTCGGCGCGGATGGTCAGACGCACCAAGGCGCGTTTGATCTGTCATTCCTGCGCTGCATCCCAAATCTGGTGGTGATGACGCCAAGTGATGAGAACGAGTGTCGGCAGATGCTGTACACCGGTTATCAGCACTCTGGTCCATCGGCGGTGCGTTATCCACGTGGCACCGGCACTGGCGCGATCTTAGAGCCTCTGGCGGCCTTAGAGTTGGGTAAAGGGGTATTGCTGCGGGAAATGAGCGCCTCTGCCGATATCAATCAGCCGCATATCGCATTCTTGAACTTCGGTACACTGTTACCGCAAGTGATGGAAGCGGCGCAAGAGCTCAATGCCAGCGTTGCCGACATGCGTTTTGTTAAACCGCTGGATACCGCGCTGGTCTTGCAATTGGCCGCCGAGCACGATGTGCTGGTGACGGTTGAAGAGAACGCCATCATGGGCGGTGCGGGTAGCGCGGTGAATGAAGCCTTGATGGCGGCGGGCGTGTGTAAGCCGGTGTTGAACCTCGGTCTGCCGGACTTTTTCATTCCGCAAGGCTCTCAAGATGAAATTCGCCATGACTTAGGTCTGGATGCGCAAGGTTTTGTGCGTCAGGTTCGTGAGTATTTAGCGCAGCGCGCTACTCTGCAAAAATAA
- the pgpA gene encoding phosphatidylglycerophosphatase A, which translates to MMREGLDKVSLRNPVHFLALGFGSGLSPVVPGTMGTLAAVPVWWLLAHLSLPWYLLAIVLSFIVGVYLCDKTSRDMQVHDSGAIVWDEFVGLFITMLALPAMTWQWVLTGFVLFRFFDMVKPWPIRWFDRKVDGGFGIMIDDVIAGIIAAAFLWLGAQWWA; encoded by the coding sequence ATGATGCGCGAAGGGTTGGATAAAGTGTCGCTACGCAATCCAGTGCATTTTTTGGCGCTGGGGTTTGGCAGTGGCTTATCGCCGGTAGTACCCGGCACCATGGGAACACTGGCTGCGGTACCGGTGTGGTGGTTGTTAGCGCACCTGAGCTTGCCGTGGTATTTGCTGGCCATCGTGCTGAGCTTTATCGTTGGGGTGTACCTGTGCGATAAAACTTCCCGTGACATGCAGGTGCATGACAGCGGCGCGATTGTCTGGGATGAGTTTGTCGGTCTGTTTATCACCATGCTGGCCTTGCCGGCAATGACGTGGCAGTGGGTGCTGACCGGCTTTGTGCTGTTCCGCTTTTTTGACATGGTAAAACCATGGCCTATCCGCTGGTTTGATCGCAAAGTGGATGGCGGCTTTGGCATCATGATTGATGATGTGATTGCTGGGATCATCGCCGCGGCCTTTTTATGGCTGGGTGCACAGTGGTGGGCGTAA
- the thiL gene encoding thiamine-phosphate kinase, whose translation MSCGEFDLIARYFTRDRASRKDVQLSIGDDCALMTLAENQQLAVSTDTLVCGIHFLADIDPADLGYKALAVNLSDLAAMGATPAWLSLAITLPEVQEPWLAEFSRSMFELADYYSVQLVGGDTTKGPLSLTLTVFGQVPYGKALTRSGAHPGDWIYVTGTPGDSAAGLAILQQRLQVSDPEARTYLLQRHLRPSPRILVGQALAGIASSCLDLSDGLASDLRHILKRSHCGARVELDKLPYSPALRSVTDLEQAQAWALAGGEDYELCFTVPEVNRLRLDTALANLGVSYSCIGQITAQDGRLEFIRDGEVQALDLHGFDHFGG comes from the coding sequence ATGTCTTGTGGTGAATTTGACCTGATTGCGCGTTATTTCACGCGTGACAGAGCTTCGCGTAAAGACGTGCAGCTCAGCATCGGCGATGATTGTGCGCTGATGACACTGGCAGAAAACCAGCAATTGGCTGTCAGTACCGATACGTTGGTGTGTGGCATCCATTTCCTAGCGGATATTGATCCGGCGGATCTGGGCTATAAAGCACTGGCGGTGAATCTGAGTGATTTGGCGGCGATGGGGGCGACCCCAGCGTGGCTGTCATTGGCGATCACCTTACCCGAGGTGCAAGAGCCGTGGCTGGCTGAGTTCAGCCGTAGTATGTTTGAGCTGGCCGATTACTACAGTGTGCAGCTGGTGGGTGGTGATACCACCAAAGGCCCACTCAGCCTGACGCTGACCGTATTCGGTCAGGTGCCGTATGGCAAGGCGTTGACCCGCAGTGGCGCGCATCCGGGCGATTGGATTTATGTCACCGGCACGCCGGGCGACAGCGCCGCAGGATTGGCGATTTTGCAACAGCGCTTGCAGGTGAGCGATCCTGAGGCTCGCACCTATCTGTTGCAGCGGCATTTACGCCCCAGCCCACGCATTTTAGTCGGCCAAGCATTGGCGGGTATTGCCTCTTCCTGTCTGGATTTATCCGATGGTTTGGCGTCGGATTTGCGCCATATCTTAAAACGCAGCCACTGCGGCGCGCGGGTCGAGCTGGATAAACTGCCGTACTCACCGGCGTTACGTAGCGTCACTGACCTTGAGCAAGCACAAGCGTGGGCGCTGGCGGGCGGTGAAGATTATGAGCTGTGCTTTACGGTGCCGGAAGTCAATCGCCTGCGTTTGGATACAGCGCTGGCGAATCTCGGCGTAAGCTATAGCTGTATCGGTCAGATCACGGCGCAAGATGGTCGTCTGGAGTTTATCCGTGATGGCGAAGTGCAAGCGCTCGATCTGCACGGTTTTGACCATTTCGGAGGCTGA